A region of Acidithiobacillus ferridurans DNA encodes the following proteins:
- a CDS encoding LTA synthase family protein, which yields MDERQLLWLALPLLLGYILSYALEWILRPRIRVFWRRPFFTHVLQGGIYLALYGLILAIVERPWFALTITTALLFLVVMVNNAKYESLREPFTYQDFDYFTDAIRHPRLYLPFLGLTRGIAAILAFVLALYVGFTFERPLPESLGWMDFGEYVGAIFLLAAIFIWGGGRRKQELSYDPIVDMNALGFYGSIWFYAREEHGPCHIATPFAGLPVPAIDPPTLPNIVVVQSESFFRADRFYDQVRQNLFPEFTQIEREAIWAGKVQVPAWGANTVRTEFGFLSGLAESDIGVHRFNPYRKLALRGFTSLASHLQNLGYETICIHPYPASFYNRHNIYPQIGFSRFIDIREFSPGEKDGQYTGDIAIANKVRDIISSVVEKPLFIFCITMENHGPLHLESPREGDADLFYATGIPDSCRDLTVYMRHLMNADHMAGMIRDTLGREPREGIFAWYGDHVPIMPSVYRQMGTPESLTDGFIWRTQSSADTYSRAHSAQITAMGVECLGGEIIRLLPSGRVADPEIRISATSAEIS from the coding sequence ATGGATGAGCGGCAGCTTTTATGGCTTGCTTTGCCCCTGCTCCTTGGCTACATACTGTCCTATGCCCTGGAGTGGATCCTCCGGCCTCGCATACGGGTTTTTTGGCGGCGTCCATTTTTTACCCATGTGCTGCAAGGGGGCATTTATTTGGCGCTCTATGGACTCATCCTGGCCATAGTGGAAAGGCCATGGTTCGCGCTGACGATTACCACGGCCTTGCTTTTTCTGGTGGTTATGGTCAACAACGCCAAATACGAATCGTTGCGTGAACCCTTTACCTATCAGGACTTCGACTACTTTACCGATGCCATCCGGCACCCGCGTTTATACCTGCCCTTTCTGGGCCTTACCCGGGGCATCGCCGCAATCCTGGCCTTTGTCCTTGCGCTTTATGTTGGTTTTACCTTTGAGCGCCCCCTGCCAGAAAGCTTGGGCTGGATGGATTTCGGGGAGTATGTGGGCGCAATTTTCCTGCTTGCGGCAATATTTATTTGGGGGGGAGGTCGGAGAAAGCAGGAGCTGAGCTATGACCCGATAGTGGACATGAATGCGCTTGGCTTCTATGGCAGCATCTGGTTCTATGCCAGGGAAGAGCACGGCCCCTGTCATATCGCCACCCCGTTCGCAGGTCTCCCGGTACCAGCCATCGATCCGCCCACGCTACCCAACATCGTTGTTGTGCAGAGTGAATCGTTCTTCCGTGCCGATCGTTTTTATGATCAGGTCCGCCAGAACCTTTTCCCAGAATTCACGCAGATCGAGCGGGAGGCCATTTGGGCAGGGAAGGTGCAGGTGCCCGCATGGGGCGCCAACACCGTGCGTACGGAGTTTGGTTTTCTGTCGGGATTGGCCGAATCCGATATTGGCGTTCACCGCTTTAACCCTTACCGAAAACTCGCCCTACGCGGCTTTACGTCCCTGGCAAGCCATCTGCAAAATTTAGGTTATGAAACCATCTGCATTCATCCATACCCCGCAAGCTTCTATAACCGCCACAATATCTATCCACAGATCGGATTCAGCCGATTTATCGATATTCGTGAGTTTTCACCTGGCGAGAAGGATGGCCAATATACAGGCGATATCGCCATCGCCAATAAAGTCCGGGATATCATTTCATCTGTAGTTGAAAAACCACTATTTATCTTTTGCATAACCATGGAGAATCACGGCCCCTTGCATCTGGAGTCGCCCCGTGAAGGTGATGCGGACTTGTTCTACGCCACGGGCATCCCCGATTCGTGCCGGGATCTCACGGTCTACATGCGCCATCTGATGAACGCCGACCATATGGCCGGGATGATCCGGGATACCTTGGGCCGTGAACCGCGCGAAGGGATATTTGCCTGGTACGGCGATCATGTCCCCATCATGCCGTCTGTGTACCGGCAAATGGGCACCCCCGAAAGTCTCACCGATGGCTTCATCTGGCGCACGCAGTCCAGTGCGGATACCTATTCCAGGGCGCATTCTGCCCAGATCACCGCTATGGGGGTAGAGTGTTTGGGGGGTGAAATCATTCGTCTGTTACCTTCCGGGCGGGTGGCGGATCCGGAAATTCGGATATCAGCGACCTCCGCCGAGATTTCGTAG
- the mutY gene encoding A/G-specific adenine glycosylase has protein sequence MIPIAEPLLAWYTRHGRHDLPWRQTRDPYRLWLAEIMLQQTRVESVKPYYTRFLQALPDWRALAAAPQDQVLALWSGLGYYTRARNAQRAAQVVMAGFAGHFPDTLEKAVTLPGVGRSTAAAVLASAFGHRQAILDANARRVLIRSHAIAADPKATATQQWLWTLASALTPEDAHGYNQAIQDLGAMICTPRQPRCTDCPLASRCKAHAEGRSHALPVTVHRPPKPQRRAFFLLAADPEGRILLEKRPDSGIWGGLWCLPQAAPDSGELSNLCNDTLPPLEDTPAIRQFLQEAWSRRLRLDLRLTALGEEQQHVFTHFQLRFRCAHARVLGSAVADSAATLRWYRPADALAQGLPTPIRRILRNLGGGR, from the coding sequence ATGATTCCTATCGCGGAACCCTTGCTGGCTTGGTACACCCGCCACGGACGCCATGATCTGCCATGGCGGCAGACCCGCGATCCCTATCGTCTCTGGCTCGCAGAAATCATGCTCCAGCAAACCCGGGTGGAGAGCGTCAAACCCTATTACACCCGCTTTCTGCAGGCCTTGCCTGACTGGCGGGCATTGGCTGCGGCGCCCCAGGATCAGGTGCTCGCGCTATGGAGCGGGCTGGGATATTACACCCGTGCCCGCAACGCCCAGCGCGCCGCACAAGTGGTGATGGCCGGCTTTGCCGGCCACTTTCCCGACACCCTGGAAAAGGCCGTCACCCTGCCGGGGGTGGGGCGTAGCACCGCAGCGGCGGTGCTGGCCAGCGCCTTTGGGCACCGACAGGCGATCCTCGACGCCAATGCCCGGCGCGTGCTCATCCGTAGCCATGCCATAGCTGCGGATCCGAAGGCCACTGCGACTCAGCAGTGGCTCTGGACACTGGCCAGCGCCCTTACTCCTGAGGATGCCCATGGCTACAATCAGGCCATTCAGGACCTCGGCGCCATGATCTGCACCCCCCGCCAGCCGCGCTGCACGGATTGCCCTTTGGCCAGCCGTTGCAAGGCCCATGCCGAAGGACGCAGTCACGCCCTGCCCGTGACGGTTCACAGGCCTCCAAAACCACAGCGCCGCGCCTTTTTTCTCTTGGCCGCAGATCCGGAAGGACGGATATTGCTGGAAAAACGGCCGGATTCGGGTATCTGGGGCGGGCTCTGGTGCCTACCGCAGGCGGCGCCCGACAGCGGCGAACTTTCCAACCTTTGCAACGATACCCTTCCTCCGCTGGAAGATACCCCCGCCATACGACAATTTTTGCAGGAGGCATGGTCGCGCCGTTTGCGGCTGGATCTCCGGTTGACGGCGCTGGGGGAAGAACAGCAACATGTTTTTACCCACTTCCAGTTACGTTTTCGCTGTGCGCATGCGCGCGTTTTGGGTAGCGCCGTTGCGGATTCGGCCGCCACTCTGCGCTGGTATCGCCCCGCAGACGCCCTGGCGCAAGGTTTGCCCACGCCCATTCGGCGGATTCTACGAAATCTCGGCGGAGGTCGCTGA
- a CDS encoding SDR family NAD(P)-dependent oxidoreductase produces MPHRHPQSILITGATSAIGSALALAYATHGITLHLHGRNTQKLEAVASQCRDRGARVTQCSFDIRDSGILRDWVSDSGMTDPLDVVISNAGMNTNIGRNGDGERWEDSAALMDINLRATMVLVDAALPAMRQRGRGQIALLSSLAGYFGLPVTPSYCASKAAIKAYGEALRGWLAPQGVAVNVIMPGYVDSAMCRAMPGPKPFLWTPERAARLIKRQLAANRGRISFPFPLNFGTWWLAVLPEAISQRIVRGMGYHG; encoded by the coding sequence ATGCCGCATCGACATCCCCAAAGCATCCTTATCACCGGCGCAACCAGCGCCATCGGCTCCGCCCTCGCCCTGGCCTACGCCACGCATGGTATAACCCTTCATTTGCACGGCCGGAATACGCAAAAACTAGAAGCCGTTGCGAGCCAGTGCCGGGACCGTGGCGCCCGAGTCACGCAATGTTCCTTTGACATTCGCGATAGCGGCATCCTGAGGGACTGGGTGTCCGATAGCGGCATGACGGATCCGCTGGATGTGGTCATCTCCAATGCCGGCATGAATACCAATATTGGTCGCAACGGAGATGGCGAGCGCTGGGAGGACAGCGCGGCACTCATGGACATCAACCTGCGCGCCACGATGGTGTTGGTGGATGCCGCACTGCCGGCCATGCGCCAGAGGGGACGGGGGCAGATTGCCTTGTTGAGTTCTTTGGCGGGTTACTTTGGGTTGCCGGTCACGCCCAGTTATTGTGCATCGAAGGCGGCTATCAAGGCCTATGGAGAGGCACTACGGGGCTGGCTCGCCCCGCAGGGAGTGGCCGTGAATGTCATCATGCCCGGCTACGTGGATTCCGCCATGTGTCGTGCCATGCCGGGGCCGAAACCCTTTTTGTGGACGCCGGAACGCGCCGCGCGTCTCATCAAGCGGCAGTTGGCCGCCAATCGGGGGCGCATCAGCTTTCCTTTTCCCCTGAACTTTGGCACGTGGTGGCTCGCCGTGCTCCCGGAAGCGATCTCTCAACGCATCGTCCGAGGGATGGGCTATCATGGATGA